From a region of the Argiope bruennichi chromosome 8, qqArgBrue1.1, whole genome shotgun sequence genome:
- the LOC129980492 gene encoding organic cation transporter protein-like isoform X2 — translation MSPFVASNPRPRTTAQVLLSAINAKWLRVTIRARLAPSGSMIFCKRLRRSSVSGIWCATGSGSSPWPSRLTCSVFCSPSSSSARFQTVMEMVGPAHQAEVGIAVQLGWSVGFVTLVAVAWSFRHWFWLQLVISISFLPFALFFGIIPESPRWLLTQGKLAKLERLLRRASAINKREAKEDSRMPKKKDEMKKTATLLEVLKMPTMRIRTVYMIYIWFVNAFMYYALSYNTNDLAGSPYLNFFVAGFIEFPSYALVFWGIKKWGRRSTLLSCMMAGAVSSAALLFVPSNLPWLINTFAMVGKFCFTGSFGLLYLYTTEVFPTGVRNATLGSCSMCAHVGSILAPFLRDLGKATHSIVPNMLCTVFALTSGALTLLLPETRGLDLPDTLQEGEDLGKS, via the exons ATGTCCCCTTTCGTTGCGTCCAACCCCCGTCCCCGCACAACAGCACAAGTTCTTCTTTCGGCGATCAATGCGAAGTGGCTGCGGGTAACAATTCGAGCACGCCTTGCACCCAGTGGGAGTATGATATTTTGCAAACGTCTCAGACGATCGTCAGTGAG TGGGATCTGGTGTGCGACCGGGAGTGGCTCGTCTCCTTGGCCAAGTCGTCTTACATGCTCGGTTTTCTGCTCTCCGTCGTCGTCTTCGGCCAGATTTCAGACTG TCATGGAGATGGTGGGTCCGGCACATCAAGCCGAAGTTGGCATCGCCGTCCAGCTTGGCTGGTCAGTTGGCTTTGTGACTCTGGTGGCCGTCGCCTGGTCCTTTCGCCATTGGTTCTGGCTGCAACTCGTCATATCGATTTCCTTCCTGCCCTTCGCCCTCTTCTTTGG GATCATTCCGGAATCTCCCCGTTGGCTGCTGACACAAGGCAAGCTCGCCAAACTGGAGCGACTTCTGAGAAGGGCTTCCGCCATCAACAAACGCGAGGCGAAGGAAGACTCGAGGATGCCCAAGAAAAAG GACGAGATGAAAAAGACAGCGACCCTGCTTGAAGTGTTGAAGATGCCCACAATGAGGATTAGAACCGTCTACATGATATACATTTG GTTCGTGAACGCCTTCATGTACTACGCGCTGTCCTACAATACGAACGACTTGGCGGGGAGTCCATACCTCAACTTCTTTGTTGCGGGATTCATCGAGTTCCCCTCCTACGCTCTGGTCTTCTGGGGCATCAAGAAGTGGGGCCGCCGCTCAACTCTCCTCTCTTGCATGATGGCGGGGGCTGTCTCCAGCGCAGCCCTTCTGTTTGTACCCTCTA ATCTGCCTTGGCTAATAAACACCTTTGCAATGGTTGGGAAGTTCTGTTTCACTGGCTCCTTTGGACTTCTATATCTCTACACGACGGAGGTGTTCCCGACCGGAGTACGCAACGCTACTCTCGGATCCTGCTCGATGTGTGCACACGTTGGTTCCATCCTCGCGCCGTTCCTGAGAGACTTG GGAAAAGCGACCCATTCCATTGTGCCCAACATGTTGTGCACAGTTTTCGCACTGACAAGTGGCGCTCTGACACTGTTGCTGCCTGAAACTCGAGGATTAGACTTGCCAGATACGTTACAAGAAGGTGAAGATCTCGGGAA GTCCTAG
- the LOC129980492 gene encoding organic cation transporter protein-like isoform X1, whose protein sequence is MDFSEVVGSFGRWQLRVFLFFAFFNVVGMWQNFSIVFLAANVPFRCVQPPSPHNSTSSSFGDQCEVAAGNNSSTPCTQWEYDILQTSQTIVSEWDLVCDREWLVSLAKSSYMLGFLLSVVVFGQISDCIGRYPTILMCYVITCVSMLLSLLSNSFVMFAVLRFFHAFGRAGASTVGYVLIMEMVGPAHQAEVGIAVQLGWSVGFVTLVAVAWSFRHWFWLQLVISISFLPFALFFGIIPESPRWLLTQGKLAKLERLLRRASAINKREAKEDSRMPKKKDEMKKTATLLEVLKMPTMRIRTVYMIYIWFVNAFMYYALSYNTNDLAGSPYLNFFVAGFIEFPSYALVFWGIKKWGRRSTLLSCMMAGAVSSAALLFVPSNLPWLINTFAMVGKFCFTGSFGLLYLYTTEVFPTGVRNATLGSCSMCAHVGSILAPFLRDLGKATHSIVPNMLCTVFALTSGALTLLLPETRGLDLPDTLQEGEDLGKS, encoded by the exons ATGGACTTCTCCGAAGTGGTTGGCAGTTTCGGCCGATGGCAGTTGAGAGTATTCCTCTTCTTCGCCTTCTTCAATGTCGTCGGCATGTGGCAGAATTTTTCCATTGTTTTCCTGGCCGCCAATGTCCCCTTTCGTTGCGTCCAACCCCCGTCCCCGCACAACAGCACAAGTTCTTCTTTCGGCGATCAATGCGAAGTGGCTGCGGGTAACAATTCGAGCACGCCTTGCACCCAGTGGGAGTATGATATTTTGCAAACGTCTCAGACGATCGTCAGTGAG TGGGATCTGGTGTGCGACCGGGAGTGGCTCGTCTCCTTGGCCAAGTCGTCTTACATGCTCGGTTTTCTGCTCTCCGTCGTCGTCTTCGGCCAGATTTCAGACTG CATTGGACGATATCCGACCATCCTCATGTGCTACGTCATCACCTGCGTCAGCATGTTGCTGTCTCTCTTGTCCAATTCCTTCGTCATGTTCGCTGTCTTGCGCTTCTTCCACGCCTTCGGAAGGGCTGGCGCTTCCACGGTTGGATACGTGCTGA TCATGGAGATGGTGGGTCCGGCACATCAAGCCGAAGTTGGCATCGCCGTCCAGCTTGGCTGGTCAGTTGGCTTTGTGACTCTGGTGGCCGTCGCCTGGTCCTTTCGCCATTGGTTCTGGCTGCAACTCGTCATATCGATTTCCTTCCTGCCCTTCGCCCTCTTCTTTGG GATCATTCCGGAATCTCCCCGTTGGCTGCTGACACAAGGCAAGCTCGCCAAACTGGAGCGACTTCTGAGAAGGGCTTCCGCCATCAACAAACGCGAGGCGAAGGAAGACTCGAGGATGCCCAAGAAAAAG GACGAGATGAAAAAGACAGCGACCCTGCTTGAAGTGTTGAAGATGCCCACAATGAGGATTAGAACCGTCTACATGATATACATTTG GTTCGTGAACGCCTTCATGTACTACGCGCTGTCCTACAATACGAACGACTTGGCGGGGAGTCCATACCTCAACTTCTTTGTTGCGGGATTCATCGAGTTCCCCTCCTACGCTCTGGTCTTCTGGGGCATCAAGAAGTGGGGCCGCCGCTCAACTCTCCTCTCTTGCATGATGGCGGGGGCTGTCTCCAGCGCAGCCCTTCTGTTTGTACCCTCTA ATCTGCCTTGGCTAATAAACACCTTTGCAATGGTTGGGAAGTTCTGTTTCACTGGCTCCTTTGGACTTCTATATCTCTACACGACGGAGGTGTTCCCGACCGGAGTACGCAACGCTACTCTCGGATCCTGCTCGATGTGTGCACACGTTGGTTCCATCCTCGCGCCGTTCCTGAGAGACTTG GGAAAAGCGACCCATTCCATTGTGCCCAACATGTTGTGCACAGTTTTCGCACTGACAAGTGGCGCTCTGACACTGTTGCTGCCTGAAACTCGAGGATTAGACTTGCCAGATACGTTACAAGAAGGTGAAGATCTCGGGAA GTCCTAG